From the genome of Thermofilaceae archaeon:
AACCGATGGATTGAGCTGCGATGTTCAAGCCTATGTTCCAGCCGCTTACCACTAGGAGGACTACCACCATGTGCTTTAAGGCTTCAACTCCTCCCCATAGACCGAAGATTGCTATAAGGCCCAGTGTAGCCACTACGGATTGCGCCAGCCACATCCACTGCCTCTTGAACAGCACAAACTGCCTAAAAGCTACGCCCTGGATCCTCCAAACCCACCCCATCTACCTCACCCTCACCGCGTGCAGGTAGATATCCTCCAGGTCAACTTCGCGCACCTCGTAGATGGTCAGCTTTAGCTCCCCGAGCAGGCTGAAAAGTTCGTCCCTCGCCTTCGCGTAGATCACCACCTTGTCGCCTAGATCGAGGTGCGGGAGGCCCTCTAGACTCCCGTTGCCTCTGTCAGCGATCGCTTTGTACCTCCAGGGAAACGCTTCAAGCAGAGCGGAGGGCTTTCCCGAGAGAACCGTCCTACCAGCGTTAATGAAGAAAACCTCATCAGCGGCTAGCTGAGCCTCAGATAGGTTGTGCGTAGTCATGAAAACCGTAGCGCCTTTCGCGGCCGCCCTCCTGATAACCCTGAGCACCTCGTACCTCCCCTCAACGTCTATACCCGTCGTCGGTTCATCCAGGAAGTAGACCTCTGCTGGCTCCGCTAGGACAGACGCGACGACAGCCCTCCTCTTTTCCCCACCGCTGAGCACCCACAACCTCCTACTCCTTATCTCCCAGAGACCCAACTCCTCTAGCCACTCCCGTGCGGCTCTTTTAGCTTCGAAGTAGCTAAACCCCCTAATCATGAGTGAAGCTACGACTAGTTCCTCCGGTGTCAAATCCCCGCTAACCCCGTAGCCCTGCGGCAGGTACGCCACTCTCCTCCTCACCTCCCGGAACTCCCTCACAACATCGAAGCCGCAAACTCGAGCCCAACCCTTGTCCGGCTTATAGTACGTTGTTAGAATCCTCGTCGTAGTAGTCTTACCGGCGCCGTTAGGTCCCGCAAGAACAGCTACGGATCCAGCTTTCACGGAGAGAGTTACCTCCCTAACCCCCCAAGTCTCACCAAACCGCTTACCCAACCCGACCGCTTCTACGCCCATCCTCACCGCACCCCTCAACCCGACTATACATATAAACTTTCCCTTACATAAAATCAGACTTATACAGGATGTAGCAATTTTTGCCCGATCGGGGCTGAGAATGGTCTCACCCAATCGATGGGCTTCAATCGGAAATGATATGATCGTCTATTCTGTGATTCTGTCTCGAAGTCCTTTCCTCGCTTGCCTCATGAATCGTTTTATAAGTATCAGGATTATTGAGGCTAATCGATGCTTATCGAAGAGTTGAAGGGCAGGTTCTTTGTTGTCGCGCATAGGGGGGCTAGCGGTTACGAGCCTGAGAATACTCTGAGGGCTGTTCGAAGAGCCATTGAGATCGGCGTTGACGCAGTGGAGGTCGACGTGAGAGTGAGCAAGGAGGGGGTACCCGTCGTGATCCACGATGATAGCTTGGATAGGACGACGAATGGTCGCGGGAGGGTACGTGATATGACCGTCGCTGAGCTGAGGAGGCTGGATGCTGGCAAAGGGGAGAGAATCCCGCTGCTCGAGGAGGTTCTCGATGAGGTGAAGGAGAGGGTTGCGCTCTTCCTCGAATTGAAGGAGATTGAGTCTGCAGAGCCGGCGCTTCACCTAGTGTTGGATCGCGGTATGCTCAATCAGGTGCTCTTCATCTCCTTTGACGCACAAACCTTATCCACCGTGAAGAGGGCGGAGCCGCGTGCGCATATCGGTCTCATCTACGCCAAACCGGGAGATGGGATTGTTGAAGCGAAGCGCTTAGGCTGCGAGTTCGTGCTCCCGCATTTCCGGCTGGCGACGGAGAAAGCCGTCGCTTTCGCCCACAGGATGAAGCTGATGGTTGTAGCCTGGACGGTGGACGACCCGGCGCTAGCGGCCGAGCTGAAGGGTAGGGGGGTGGACGGCGTCGCGTCAAACTACCCTGACCTGATCATTCCGCTCCGTGGGTACACTGGTACACCGATACATTGATATATTGGTACACCGCTTTCGCTCTTGATGGCGAAGAAGACCGTTGCGGTTACCGAGGAGACTTACAGGATCCTTGTAGAGTTGAAGCAGAAGATGGGTTGCAGAACGATGGATGAGACAGTGAGAAGGTTGGCGGAGCTCTCCAAAAAGGCTCTCGCCGTCGAAGCGTTGGAGCACGTGAGAAGCAAGCAGTTGAGCAGGGAGGAGGTTGAAGCTCTAGCGAAGCTGAGAGAGAGGCTGAGGGAGGAGGGTGTGTGGTTGAGAAGATCGTAGTCGATACGAACATCCTAATCGATGTCTTTGAGCGAGGGAACGAGAGGCTCCTGCTGAAACTCCTGGAGTTTGAGGTGTTTGTACCCTCCGTCGCCCTCTACGAGTACCTGTGGGGGTACCTCTACATCGGCCGCGACTACTTGAGGGAGAAGGAGCTAATCGAGAAACTCTTCACAGTTGTTTACCCCGACCAGCGGATCACGCTCAAGGCGATGGAACTGGACGTTCAACTCAGGAAGCAGGGCTTCTCAATCCCACAAGCTGACGTTCTAATCGCGGCAACCGCTCTCGCACTCGATGCCCCGCTACTCTCCAGAGACCTGGGGCACTACGAGAAGCTGAGGAACTTCGGGCTAAAAATCCTCACCGAACTGTAACCGCCTTCCAGCATCTGTTATAGAGGAAAACTGGTCCTGAAGAAGAGAAGCCTTAAATCAATAAGTGCTACCGGAACCTCGCGTCAGGCTACGCACTCGTCGAGGTGTTTTTCATGTAAACGCTTGAAGCGAGCTTAGCAGCTACGTAGCTGTAGCAGGGTGAGCCCGTGTGCTTTACCGATTTCTCCCCTATGATGTGCACCACCTCCACGTTCATCGCGGTGAGCGCGTCAGCGATGAACTGCCTGTGACAGTACTCGGGTTTCCCCTCCCTGCAGATGATCAACGGGGCCAAACCTTCAACAGCCATACCCCGTATCAGCGATAAGGCCCTGAGAGCTTGTGGCTCGGTCATCAGGTAGACCACGTACGACTGGAATGTTGGCGAGCTAGTGCACGTCACGGGCTCTGCAACCCTGTACCTCTTGCTTAATCCAAGCGCTCCCAGCTCGCCGAGCCAGACGTATGAGACCCCGATCCGCTCCAGCTCCGCTCTCAGGTTCTCACCGGTGTAGAAGCTGACGCTTGAGCGGGGGAACCTGCGCACGTCAACCACCACCCTGCAGCCGAGCCTTCCCACTATCTCGAGGAAGCGCTCAGGCTTTACACCCCCGTAACCGAGCGTGTACGCTCGCACCGCGTAGAAGCGGTACGGCTAGAAAAAGAGTTTCACTCCCGAGTAGCGCTCAACCGTAGAGGACTGCTCTTAGACCTTTGAAGCCGAAGGGTCTCAGCACGTACTCGTCGGTCCAGTGGGCTTCGTCGGTGAACGTCTCGGGGCCCGTCCACGCGGGGTCCCCGCCCGCGTAGTGGAGTGGCCCGAAGAGGTTCCTCAGCGTCCCGACGAGCACAACCCTAACATCGTTGACGCCCGGCTTCACTAAGCCAGTGACGTCCACTTCGAAGGGGGGTAGGAAGACCTCCCCTGCTCTGCCCCCGTTGACGTAGACCTCGGCTAGCGCGGCGTTCAACTCGCTGAACCTCAGCGTGACCCGCTTCGCGAGGCTTGGGAGCTCGAAGCTCCTCCTCAGCTCCACCGAGCCAGCGTAGAAGGGTAGGCCTTCGCGGCAGAGGTCGGAGGCGTCGACGATCCTCCTCTCCTCCACGATCCGCGAAGCCCCTCTAGGCCGCGGCTCCACTCCGAAGCTGCCGAAGATGTAGATGGGCTCCAGCTCCGGTTCAACACCGACCGTGCCCGACAGCTCGACCGTGTTCACCCCTTGGACCAGCAGGCTGGATGCATCAGCAACCCCAAAGCTCGGGTCGAACCAGCTCCTCTCCCAATCCGTCACCGGCTTACCGTTCACTTTAACATCGTAGAGGTGCGGCTGCTCCAGCACCAGTTTTGCGCCCGTAGAGGCGGGCTCGGCTAGGCACTCGAACTCGAACTTGAGAGCGAAGCGCGTACCAAGGCCCCTGGCCGAAATCAGCCTTTGCGCGCGCCAAACGGGTACAACATCGCTCCACGGTCCTCCGTCAACGCTGAACCTGCAGTAGTCCAGGACGAGCGCGTTGGGCTCCAGCCTCTTCAACTCCCAGCCGCTCTCTCCTATGGTCACCTCGAGCACCGGCTTGAGCTTGGGCTCCGGTGGCAGTGGTTCACCCCGGGTAAAGCGTATCAGGGCTGAGCCAATAGGAGGGAGCTCCAGCTCAACCCACGTCCTCCCTTCGCTCTCCCGCGCCCCGAGGTCGCGCACCTCGCCCGTGAACGCGTTCCAGAGCTCCGGCTTCCACGCTCCTTCAACGCCTATTCTCAAGCTCCTCGAGGCTGCTCTATCCGTGTTCGCCAGGAAGAGCAGCAACCCGTCGTCCAGCCCCCTTAAGTGGTAGAGGACAGAGCCCTCGGGGTCGCCCTCGATCAAAACGGGCCTCGGGACGCCTTTCAGAGCCTCCTCCAGCGAGCCCCTCTCCAAGGGTACGAGCTTCGCTTGGCTCACGAGGTCCTTTAGCTCGCTGGACGGCACGCCCTCAACCCTCTC
Proteins encoded in this window:
- a CDS encoding glycerophosphodiester phosphodiesterase family protein; its protein translation is MLIEELKGRFFVVAHRGASGYEPENTLRAVRRAIEIGVDAVEVDVRVSKEGVPVVIHDDSLDRTTNGRGRVRDMTVAELRRLDAGKGERIPLLEEVLDEVKERVALFLELKEIESAEPALHLVLDRGMLNQVLFISFDAQTLSTVKRAEPRAHIGLIYAKPGDGIVEAKRLGCEFVLPHFRLATEKAVAFAHRMKLMVVAWTVDDPALAAELKGRGVDGVASNYPDLIIPLRGYTGTPIH
- a CDS encoding type II toxin-antitoxin system VapC family toxin codes for the protein MVEKIVVDTNILIDVFERGNERLLLKLLEFEVFVPSVALYEYLWGYLYIGRDYLREKELIEKLFTVVYPDQRITLKAMELDVQLRKQGFSIPQADVLIAATALALDAPLLSRDLGHYEKLRNFGLKILTEL
- a CDS encoding DUF488 family protein, yielding MRAYTLGYGGVKPERFLEIVGRLGCRVVVDVRRFPRSSVSFYTGENLRAELERIGVSYVWLGELGALGLSKRYRVAEPVTCTSSPTFQSYVVYLMTEPQALRALSLIRGMAVEGLAPLIICREGKPEYCHRQFIADALTAMNVEVVHIIGEKSVKHTGSPCYSYVAAKLASSVYMKNTSTSA
- a CDS encoding ABC transporter ATP-binding protein → MGVEAVGLGKRFGETWGVREVTLSVKAGSVAVLAGPNGAGKTTTTRILTTYYKPDKGWARVCGFDVVREFREVRRRVAYLPQGYGVSGDLTPEELVVASLMIRGFSYFEAKRAAREWLEELGLWEIRSRRLWVLSGGEKRRAVVASVLAEPAEVYFLDEPTTGIDVEGRYEVLRVIRRAAAKGATVFMTTHNLSEAQLAADEVFFINAGRTVLSGKPSALLEAFPWRYKAIADRGNGSLEGLPHLDLGDKVVIYAKARDELFSLLGELKLTIYEVREVDLEDIYLHAVRVR